TCGTCTCGGCCGAACACGCGCTTGGGCTCGACCCCGCGGCCGTGCGCGCGGCCCTCGGAGTGGACGTAGTCCTGCAGCTTGCACTCCCCGGACTGGTCGCAGATGGGACAGTCCAGCGGGTGGTTGATGAGGTAGAACTCGAGCACGCCCTTGCGCATCTCGCGCGCCAGCCCCTCGTCGGTGCGCACCACCTGGCCGTCCTGGGCCTGGGTGACGCAGGAGGGCATGGGCTTGGGTGCGCCTTCCACGTCCACCAGGCAGAGGCGGCACTGGGCGGGCGCGGACAGCGCGGCATGATAGCAGTAGTGCGGCACCTCCACGCCGATCTCCTCGGCCGCATGCAGCAGCGAAGTGCCCTCGGGGACCGTGACCCGCTGGCCGTCGATGGTCAGGGTGACGGTGCTCACGCGACCTCCGCTCTCTCGGCGCCGTGGATCAGGGCCAGGTACTCGTCCCGGAACTTCTCGATGGAGGAGACCACCGGGGCCGCCGCCGAATCGGAGAGCACGCAGATGGTGGTGCCGGTCATCTGGGCGCTCATGTCGAGCAGGGTGTCCAGGTCGGCCTCGGTGCCCCCGCCCGCTTCGATGCGGCGAAGCACCTGCGTCATCCAGGGAGTGCCCTCGCGGCAGGGGGTGCACTGCCCGCAGGACTCGTGCGCATAGAACTGGACCATGCGCCGCACCTCCCGCACGATGTTGGTGCGGTCGTCCATCACGATGACCGAGGCGCAGCCGAGCATCGAGCCCGCGGCCTCCACCCCCTCATAGCACAGCGTGCATTCCCGGCAATCCTCGACATCCATGAGCGGAACGGAACTGCCGCCCGGGATCACGGACTTGAGCGCCCGTCCTCCGGCCATGCCGCCGCACACATCCTCGATCAGCTCCATCATCGGAAAGCCCAGCGGCAGCTCGTAGTTGCCGGGCTTCTCCACGTGGCCGCTCACGCAAAAGAGCTTGGTGCCGGGGGACTTGTCGGTGCCCCACTGCCGGTACCACTCGCCCCCGTGCTCCACGATGTGGGGCACGGCCGCCAGCGTCTCGACGTTGTTGATGGTCGTGGGCATCGAATACACGCCCACGGCGGCCGGGAAGGGCGGCTTGACCCGCGGCTCCCCGCGACGGCCCTCGAGGGAGTTCATGAGGCCGGTCTCTTCACCGCAGATGTATGCCCCGGCACCCACGTGCACGGTCACCTCGATGTCGTTTTCCGAGCCCAGGATGCGGCGCCCGGCAAACCCTCGCTCGTACGCCTCCTCGACCGCCCGCGCCATGACCTGGCTGGCTTCGAAGAACTCGCCGCGGAGATAGATGTAGGCGTGCCGCGAACCCATCGCATAGGCTGCAATAAGGCACCCTTCGATCAACTGATGGGGATCCCAGCGAATCAGCTCGCGGTCCTTGAAGGTGCCGGGCTCCGATTCGTCGGCGTTGCACAGCAGGTAATGCGGCTTGACCCCCGCCTTCGGCATGAAGCTCCACTTGAGCCCGGTGGGGAACCCGGCTCCTCCCCTGCCCCGCAGTCCCGATGCCTTCACTTCGTCGATCACCGCGGCCGGCCCGATCTCGAAGGCTCGCTCGAGCCCGTTGTATCCGCCCCGCTCCCGGTATCCGTCGAGCGTGCGCGCCGCGGGATCCCCGAAGTTGCGCGAGATCATGCGCACCTCGCGCTCGTGCACGTAGGGGTAGGCCATCTACTCGCCGTGCTCCCTGAGGCGCTGCAGGAGGGCGGGCACGTCGTCCGGCAGCACGTTCTCGTAGTAGCGGGAATTGATCTGCACGGCCACCGGGAAGCCGCACGCGGCCAGGCACTCCACCTCGATGACGGTGAAGTCGCCGTCCCCGGAGGTTTCACCCAGCTCGGTGCCCGTGTGCCGCAGGAAGGCGTCGAGCACCTCCTCGCCCTTGCACAGGCTGCAGCTGATGTTGGTGCAGACCTGGATGAGGAAACGCCCCACCGGCTGCTTGTTGTACATCGTGTAGAAGGTGACCGTCCCGCGCACCTCGGCGGACGCCAGGCCGAGCAGCGCCGCCACCTCGTCCATCGTCTCGGGGGAGACGTGGCCGCGCAGCTCCTGGGCCAGGTTCAGCGTCGGAATGAGGGCGGCGCGCGCGGTCGGGTAGCGCGTGCGAATCTTCTCGAAGCGCTCCCGATAGGGACCCTCGAAGAGGACCGCGTCCGGATCCTTGTCGGGGAGCATGTAGGGATACGAGGGAGCCGCCGATTCGTGGCCTCCGTCGAGAGGCCGCTCGCCCACGAAATCGGTGCCGCGCACATCCGCTTCGGTAAGGTCGAACTCGCCCGTGTTGCCGGCCCAGCCGGGGTTGCGGAACGGCACGCGGGCGGGAGCGCTCATCGGTCGATCTCGCCCAGGACGATGTCGAGGCTCGCGTTGATCATGATGAGGTCGGCCACCAGGTGCCCCTCGGCCAGCTTCGCGATCGCGGACAGGTTGACGAAGGAGGGCGGGCGGATGCGCCAGCGCACCGGCTTGGGGCCCCCGTCGCCCACCAGGTACATGCCGAGCTCCCCCTTCGACCCCTCGACGGAGAAGTAGCAGTCCTCGGCGGGCGCGTCGATGCCGTCCATGATCAGCTTGAAGTGGTGGATCATCGACTCCATGTCGCTCATGCAGTCGGTCTTGCTCGGTAGGCTGATGCGCGGGTCCTGCACGTTGATGGGGCCATCGGGAAGACGGTCCAGCGCCTGGTGCAGGATGGCGACGCTCTGGCGCATCTCCTCCATGCGCACGAGGTAGCGGTCGTAGCAGTCCCCGTTCTCGCCGACCGGGACTTCGAAGTCGTAAGTCTCGTAGTCGTAGTAGGGCCGGTCCTTGCGCACGTCGTAGTCCACCCCGCTGGCGCGCAGGTTGGGGCCGGTAAGGCCACAGTCGATCGCGTCTTCGGGGCCGATCGCGCCGATATTCATGGTGCGGCCCTGGTGGATCGCGTTGGTGGTGAGCAGCGCGTCGATCTCGTTCAGGGTGCGGGGGAAGGTGTCGATGAACTCGCGCACGCCCTCCGCCCAGCCGGGCGGCAGGTCCGACATCATGCCCCCCACGCGGGTGGCGGAGGTCGTGATGCGCGCGCCCGTCAGCTCCTCGTGCAGCTGGTAGATGCGCTCGCGCTCCTGGAATGCGTACAGGAAGGGCGTGAAGGCCCCCACGTCGATGGCGGTGGTGCCCAGCCAGAGCAGGTGCGAGAAGATGCGGTCCAACTCCAGGCAGATCACGCGCACCACCTTGCAGCGCTCGGTGACCTCGATGCCCATCAGCTTCTCGACCGCCATGGCGTAGGCGCAGTTGTAGATCAGCGGCGCCAGGTAGTCCA
The genomic region above belongs to Gammaproteobacteria bacterium and contains:
- the nuoF gene encoding NADH-quinone oxidoreductase subunit NuoF yields the protein MAYPYVHEREVRMISRNFGDPAARTLDGYRERGGYNGLERAFEIGPAAVIDEVKASGLRGRGGAGFPTGLKWSFMPKAGVKPHYLLCNADESEPGTFKDRELIRWDPHQLIEGCLIAAYAMGSRHAYIYLRGEFFEASQVMARAVEEAYERGFAGRRILGSENDIEVTVHVGAGAYICGEETGLMNSLEGRRGEPRVKPPFPAAVGVYSMPTTINNVETLAAVPHIVEHGGEWYRQWGTDKSPGTKLFCVSGHVEKPGNYELPLGFPMMELIEDVCGGMAGGRALKSVIPGGSSVPLMDVEDCRECTLCYEGVEAAGSMLGCASVIVMDDRTNIVREVRRMVQFYAHESCGQCTPCREGTPWMTQVLRRIEAGGGTEADLDTLLDMSAQMTGTTICVLSDSAAAPVVSSIEKFRDEYLALIHGAERAEVA
- a CDS encoding NAD(P)H-dependent oxidoreductase subunit E produces the protein MSAPARVPFRNPGWAGNTGEFDLTEADVRGTDFVGERPLDGGHESAAPSYPYMLPDKDPDAVLFEGPYRERFEKIRTRYPTARAALIPTLNLAQELRGHVSPETMDEVAALLGLASAEVRGTVTFYTMYNKQPVGRFLIQVCTNISCSLCKGEEVLDAFLRHTGTELGETSGDGDFTVIEVECLAACGFPVAVQINSRYYENVLPDDVPALLQRLREHGE
- the nuoD gene encoding NADH dehydrogenase (quinone) subunit D, with the protein product MGPLAPVDVAEPDIGSEEMLINIGPQHPATHGVLRLICELDGETVLSVTPHIGYLHSSFEKLGEYRTYNQIVPLTDRMDYLAPLIYNCAYAMAVEKLMGIEVTERCKVVRVICLELDRIFSHLLWLGTTAIDVGAFTPFLYAFQERERIYQLHEELTGARITTSATRVGGMMSDLPPGWAEGVREFIDTFPRTLNEIDALLTTNAIHQGRTMNIGAIGPEDAIDCGLTGPNLRASGVDYDVRKDRPYYDYETYDFEVPVGENGDCYDRYLVRMEEMRQSVAILHQALDRLPDGPINVQDPRISLPSKTDCMSDMESMIHHFKLIMDGIDAPAEDCYFSVEGSKGELGMYLVGDGGPKPVRWRIRPPSFVNLSAIAKLAEGHLVADLIMINASLDIVLGEIDR